One window of Papaver somniferum cultivar HN1 chromosome 9, ASM357369v1, whole genome shotgun sequence genomic DNA carries:
- the LOC113309996 gene encoding NAC domain-containing protein 72-like yields the protein MRVNVPRHHCLGNCNHDVPVVQFAPPDPKLLSMYLKPKIDNPEIKFELMPCIPDVDVYKYHPEKLLEKYQQKPAYFYTKRTMKYPNGKRPNRNVKGRGYWRMITKTEPVMAGNTEVGEKSGLVFHTGRREDCKRITETNWLMEEYHIPGSDWTLCWIYLNI from the exons ATGAGAGTCAATGTTCCTCGTCATCATTGCTTAGGAAATTGCAATCATGATGTTCCTGTCGTACAATTTGCTCCTCCGGATCCAAAGTTGTTGTCTATGTATTTGAAGCCGAAGATAGACAATCCTGAAATTAAGTTTGAACTGATGCCTTGTATACCCGATGTCGATGTTTATAAATATCATCCTGAAAAGCTTCTAG AAAAATACCAACAAAAACCGGCGTATTTCTATACCAAGAGGACCATGAAATACCCCAATGGAAAGAGACCCAATCGAAATGTGAAAGGACGTGGGTACTGGCGAATGATTACAAAAACAGAGCCCGTCATGGCAGGAAATACCGAAGTTGGGGAGAAGAGTGGCCTCGTCTTCCATACCGGTCGTCGAGAAGATTGTAAACGTAttactgaaaccaattggttgATGGAAGAGTACCATATACCTGGTAGTGACTGGACACTGTGTTGGATCTATTTGAATATATAG